A stretch of DNA from Candidatus Gorgyraea atricola:
AGATGTATTTAAGGTATTAACATCATCATAGATAGCACTGAACGCAGGCGTTGTATCAGTAATATTCGCAGGATTTGTCGCGCCTGACTGGGCATTGTCATTATTAGAATACGGTGTCTGCGGCGCAGAAGGCACACTATTAGCTACCTCACTCCCCCAGCTTACCAGATTATCATCTTCTGAATAATAAGCAGCCTTTATCCAGGCGGCTGGACGATTAGTGTTTGAGATGCGGACTTCGTCAATAATACCATTAAGATAATCTTTTGGTGTGTTATCACCTTGTCTTCCAATAGAAAATCTATCTACATTAGATGAATAAGTAACACTTGTAGTTAAATCAACCGCAAAACTTCCATTAACATATAATTTTTTATCTGTACTTGAATTATACACAGCAGTCACATAATACCAATCAGTTGTATTAAAAGTTGTTCCAATTATTGTATAATAAGTAGTATTCTGTGCAAAAATTTGAATATCAGTGCCAATAAAACGAACTGCATATGCAATATCAGTAGCTGATGCATCAGTAAGATGAAAAGGAACATGCGGTCCTGTATCATTATTCTTAACCCAACTAGACATAGTAAAAGGATAAGCTGATACAATCTGGCTGTCTATTGTTACATAATCATTATCTCCTGCAAAATCAAAGCCAGTTCCAATCTTTGCTGCAACATCATCATTTCCATCCATACTAGTTGTCGTCATATCATTATCATTTGTGGATGAATCCTTAATATCGCCCGTCCCTCCATCTATATCCGATTCGTTTAAATGTTGAACCAACTTATAATTGCTATTCCACACATTTTCAGAAACTGAATCATTTCCATCCTCAACGTAGGTCGTATTGTCTGCCTGTGATGAATCATAGTAAAGATACAGTGTCGCATCAGAAGCACTATTAAAAATCAAGTCTGATTTGGACACCCAGAGCCACGCATCTTCATTAGCGTCATCCCACTTCTCTATTTCAGCATAGATTTGGGTTGTGCCGTCAGATTTTGTCAGGGCTATCTTTTTGCGGTTTGCATCACTAGTCAATTCATCAAAGATAAAGGAAATATCGTCTGTGCCCGTTCCTACTGCTGTCCCCAAAGTTAACAATAATGGAAAATGAGCCAAACCCTCATCTATATTTGCGTTGGATACTGTAACCTTGGCTCTTTTTGCCCATGTGCCAAGCCAGCCAACAGAGAGATTTTCTTCGCTTCCCCAACTTACTAAATTGTCACTTTCAGAATAATATACAACCTTAACCCAAGCATCTGCACGTCTCATTGTTGAAATTCTCATCTCATCAATTTTACCATCCAAATCAGTTGCCCCAGGAGCAATTGCTCCCATTACCAAAGCATTAGCATTAGACATATCTCCTATACTAGTTACTGCATCCTCTTCATATCCAGCAGGGTCTGCAACCATACTATTTGTATCATAATAAATTTTTGTATTTGATTGGTTGTCATCATCCCAAACAACAGCAACATGATGCCAATTAGAACCCCCAAATGCCCCTGCTGTATTTATTTCAGATTGATTAGTTCCATCTGATGCATAAAATATCATTTTGTCAGTAGAAGTGACTCTTAAAGAATATCCAGGCTGATTATAGTTCGAACCTGCTTTCTTTCCGAACAAGTATGTTTCTACGCCGTCAACATCTCTTGCAAACCAACCACTAATAGTAAAGTCCTGCGATGCAGTCATATCAGCAACATCTCCCATAGTTACATAATCATTGCCTCCATCAAAATCAAACCCAATACCAATTTTTGCTGAAATATCATCATTAGTGTCCATGCCACTTGTGGTGCCATCATTATCATTTGTGGATGAGTCTTTAATATCGTCCGTCCCTCCATCTATGTCAGATTCGTTTAAATGTTGAACCATTGCATAATTACTATCCCACACATTTTCCGAAGTAGCATCATTTCCATCACCAACATAGGTTGTATTATCTGACTGTGATGAGTCATAGTAAAGATAGAGCGTTGTTGTTGACCCTGATGCTAAAGTCAGATCAGATTTTGATACCCAGAGAAAAGCCTCTTCATTTGCATCATCCCATTTTTCTATCTCGCAGTAGATTTGACTGGTGCCGTCATATTTTGTCACAGCTATCTTTTTTCGATTGGCATCTGAAGTCAATTCATCAAAGATAAATGATACATCATCATTGCCAATGCCAACAGATGTCCCAAGTGTCAAGAGCAGCGGAAAGTGAGTCAAATCAGAATCTATGTTGGTGTTAGATATAGTGACTGCCACCCTCTTAGCCCATGTGCCAAGCCAACCAGCGCTAACATACATAGTGAGCTGCTGCGTGGCACTCCACGCGCCTTGTGCGCCAGCATTATCCCAGAATCTTATACGCCAGTAGTAAGTAGTGTTATAGCTCAATGCAGTTCCAGCATAGCTAATATCAGAACATCTTGTATTCTCACTCAAAGACCCGCCTAAAGAAGTCTTTCCCGTATCCCACTTGCGCGTTCCGTTAAAAGTATTCGCTGTGTCGACTTCTATCTCATAATACTCTGTTATGTCTGAGGTATTTATATCATCGTATATGGCTGAGAATTCAGGCGTGATGTCAGTTACATCTGATACAGGCGTTGTCCCGCCTTCGCAATGCGGGGTTTGAGGAGCTGAGGGCGTCGTGGTTGTCCAGGTAATACTGGCACTACTGAGTTCGTTATCATATGATTCGCCTGATTTGGCGCCTATACAATCCTGCATAGTCCAGATTATACCTGCACCTGAGGCATTAATATTGTAAGTGGCCGTAGTATCGGAGTCATTGAAAGTCAAGCCAGAAAATGTGTCAGTCAAAGTAATACTGGTAACAGTAATATAGGAGCCGCCTGAAGCAATATGGTCAAAGGCGCCATAGTTCAGCTCGGTGACTGTAGCAGTTGAGCTAATATTCAAACCTGAGCTATTTGTATAATTAATATTATAATGCTGGGCGTTTATAGTACCTGCCACATTAAAGGTGTAGTACCCTGAAGCGCCGTCTCTAGTTATAGTAGCCTCATTACCGTAAGAACCATTAATGGTCAGCGTCCCTCCCTGACTGATCGTTATTGTGCCACTTAAAGCGATGTTTAAACTGCTGTTTTCTTCTAATACAAGAGTACCTCCACTGGCAACAGTAACCATATTCACAGTCAATTCCGCGCCATCATCAATAGTAACAGTAGCGCCTGAATTTACTACAAGATAAGCCGGGTCCGCATATAGAGGTTTGGATAGACAAAGCGCTGCAACTGTCACTATTGCGAAAAACCAAATTATGCGTACGGCTTTATTGATCATTGTCTACCTGCTTAAACTTGGTCAATTCTCCACTCTTATGCCTACTGCTAAAAATTATCTCCATACATCTGCAGTCTTGCATTGATATTATCGAGTTTTATTCCTTGGTCTTCGATGATTCTTTGCTGCTCTTTGATAGCCTCGATCAGGATGGCTGCTATATTTGAGTATGTCACTCCCTTGTATCCATCACTATTTGTTTTGACTAATTCAGGGACTACCCCTTCGAGTTCCTGGGCGACAATACCGATCTGATGGCCTTCCCTGTCCCGCCAATCAAATTCAACACCGCGCATTAGCATTACCTTATTCAGGGCAGAATCTATTGTACTGATGTTTTTCTTTAGCCTCACATCGCTGGAATGAACTAGGTTGCCGCCTACATAAACGTCACCATTTGTTCTGATCTCCATTATCAGTCCTCCTGTAATTCCACCAGTGTCTGTATGTTTATAAATCCCGAGATGTCCTTGAAATGCACTTTGGGTAAACGCCCATTTCAGATTATCACCAGCAGTATATAGACCGTGATCTATTATTAAGCTATTATCTGAAAAACCTGAAGCTATAGAATGTAATCTAGAAAAAGGGCTGGTCGTGCCGATGCCGACGTTACCGTTAACCGCCATATTTCCGAGTGAATCAACCGAGACTACAGCGGCATCTCCTGAGTCCTGGACTTCAAATGCAGTTGAGCCATTATTGGTGCTAAGCTTGGCCTCGACATCAGCGGCCATTGCTCCTGCTGGCATAAGAAAGACTAGACTTGTGATTACTGCGATTACTGCGATATGCTTTTTCATAGTGTACCTCCGTGTTAGCTTTCAGCCTTCAGCAGCTATCAGCTGAAGGCTGACAGCTGATAGCTGACAGCTCATTAAGGTCCCGTCATCCTCACATCATCTGTTGCCTGTGCGTCAGTGCTGCCTGTCATTGTATCTGTATCAAACTGCTCCTCAGTAGTCTGAAACCATGTCGGCGCTGTAACTGATGTATCTATGGTAAACGATCTCGCGCCAGTCCAGCCTGACCAGGTATTCAGGCCGCCTGGGTCACGCGTGCGCACCTTCCACCAGTATGTACTTGTATTCGTAAATGCATCACCTGCCTGCACAGTATAAGTCACCTGCGTACCGCTCGTAAATGTGGCTGCAGTCCATCCAGCATCAGTCGGGTAATTGCTGGATGACTTAGTCGTGGCAGAGCCAAAATTAAAATCATCATCCCATGTTATCTCATAATCCAGATTATCACTATCTGGGTCAGTACCTGTAAATTTAAATGCAGGAGTGGTTGAGTCTGCTTTTTGATTGTCAAACAAAAGCGCTATTGTCGGCGTGGAAGGCGCTGCATTTGTTATCCAGCTCACAGTCCAGTCATTAAGGCTTGGTGAGCCGCCTGAATAAGTAAGCGTGGCCTTGAGCCGGATCTGATTGTAAGTAGTGGTATTCAATGCTGAGATATCTACAGGGCTTGTGTCAAAGCCGCTTGAATTCCCTGTCAATGCGCCATCTGGTATAAGCTCCCAGCTATCCCCATCCCAGTATGTAACCTGATACTTTATGTCACCATTTGTCTCTGTATCATTCCAGGAAACCTCATCGTAAGTCGCTGCGCCTGAACAATCATCAAAATCTACTGTAGTAGAGGTTATTGTGCCTGTTCCATCATTAATGTCCTGCTGTGTGCCACCGTCAGCCGGACTGGCAGAACCTCCTTTTGAGGTCTCATAAAATACAGCTATTTTGCCAGTAGAGCCTGTAGAGCCGCTTCCGCCAGAGCCGCCGCCTTTGGCATTAGGTCCTAACTGACCAGGTGCCCCTGCCGAACCGCCTGAGCCGCCAGAACCTGCAGTTGCTACTACGAGGCTTGTGCCCAGGGTTACAGCATCACCGTAGATCAAAACACTACCACCAGAGGCGCCGTTAGCGCCGCCGCCGCCACCACCGCCGCCACCATCATAACAATATGTACCACTGCCGCCATTGCCGCCATTGCCGCCGCCGCCGCCATTGCCGCCGCGACTATAAATATTACCAGCTACAGTAACAGTACCTCCACCTTTAATAATCACCATGCCGCCACCAGCGCCGCCAGAGCCGCCGTCGTATTGATTGCCGCCAGCAGTAGTGCCTGAAGTAACCTCGTTACAATCCCAAGTGCCGCCACCGTTACCACCTTTACTACCTTTAGAAGCACCGCCACCCAGCATTATCTTAGAAAGGTCACTCTGAGAATCATTGGTTTCTGAATCATAAGGAGAGCCACCACCACCGCCAGCGCATGGACGATATACGCAACCACCACCACCGCCGCCGGTACCAGGTGAATTAGCAGATCCACTACCACCAGCAGTTGATTCAGTAGCATGTCCAGTATCAGTACCCCTGCCTCCATTGCCGCCATAAGTACTACTGCCTCCATTGGTCGCATCAGCAGAGGAACCACCGCCGCCGCCATAGGTAGAACCTGATCCAACGCCGCCAGAGGTCTCGCCGCCGCAGCCACCAGAGCCTCCAGTGCCACCGCCAGTCGCTGTTCTGCCTATATAACCTTCTGGTCCGCTAGAGTCTCCTGTCCTAAAACCTTTTTGGTCAACATTAATATTTCCGCCGCTCTGTATATCTACTGTACCGCTTGCACTAAATGCCACAACACCGCCTGACGTCCCATTCCATGCTGAACAGATAATTGAGCCGCCACTCTGTATAGTCACAGCGTTATACTGCGGCACGCGCTGTAACATTATCTTCTGGCCAGTCAGATCTGAATTAGAAGCTGAAGCGCCATAGATCTTAGCAATATTAGTACTGAATGTAACTGTGGTGCTGGCAGCTGATGACACATCAAGTATTTCATTTTTACCAACGTTGCCGTTATAAGTAGCGCTGCCCTGCATATTTATTAGGAGTGCCTTGTCGCCTGCAGCAAAGCCATTGATCGACGCGACCGTGACTGAATTTGTGCTAATGGCTGAAACTGCGGTTACAATGCCGTCAGCGTACGAACGGCCAGCTTCGATTATGTCTGTATTAATATTCTTAGACGCACTTATAGTAACATTGCCGTCGTCACCCTCTCCATCCTCTGGCACTTTTACATAAACTGCATTACCTGAGACATACGCGTCTCCTGCAATAGTATCTGTATTAAAGTCAGCAGTCGTAGTCTGTGTCCACGGACACGCTGCATACGCATACCGCGGCTCCGGCACGATCACATAACTTGCGATCATGGCGATCGTGATTAATATCCTTAACCAAATTGTCTTGCGTCCGAGTGTGGTCATGTTAAGCCTCGTTTGTCCCTGGGTAACTTCGTAAGTTGTCCATTTATGGACAACTTACGAAGTTACCCAGGTCATTCATAGACCTTTAATTATCTTTTTCAACTTCCTCTTAATCTCTTTTTTCCCACTCAGGAACTTGCCATCTATGAATACCGTCGGTGGTGTCGGGTTCCAGAGTTCCTCTTTTGCATATTCATCCTGTATCGCTAGAAAATGCGCGAGTCCTTCGCGTGTATCAATATTATATGCCTCCACTGAAATCTTCTTATAATACTTTTTTGCTAAGCTCGGCAAAAACTTATCCATTATATCGCGGCAGTCATTGCAACCGAGCGTGAAAAAAATCTTGAGCGGTGTTTGATCATACTGCTCCTGCTTCGGAAAAACAGGCTCTTTCACTGCGCCATGCTTTTTGGCTTTGCCAGGCGCCTTGCCAGTCACACTCCATATGGCCGGCTCCTTATCAGGATCTTGATAATGCACATACACATGCTTTGAGAATTTGCCATGCACCTTGTTTGTGTCAATCTTTACCTTTATCTGCATGTCTTCACCTGGCTCAAGGCTTTTCTTGCCTTCATCCACTATTGCCATGCATCCGCAGTCAGCAGTAACTGCCTTTATCACAGCTACTTCATCCCCTGTATTCTTCGCTGTAATCGTCTTCTTCATGACCTTAGCCTTCTTTATCCTCCCCAGCTCCAAATCCTCAGTCACGATCTCCACTTTCGGCGCAGCATAGGCCATTGTAGGTAATAGCGCAATAATCACCAGCACCAGTACAACCCTTTGTAACCTTCCATAACCTTCCACAACCTTACGTAACATTACGTAACCTCCACGTATCAGTCCCCCAACTTAGCAGCAAGCCCTTGATTAAAGTCCATCATCATCTGCTCTGCCGTGCGCGCATAGTTATACATCCGCAAATCATCTATAAGTCCGTCAAAGTAATTTGTCAATGTCCCGGTATTTTTCGCCCCTATCTTTACATTATACGAACTATCAATATCAATGCCATTGGAATTGCTTGTCTGCAGCGCGCCGTTTTTATATAGCTTAAGCGCTGTGCCATCCTGCGTAATCTCGAAATGCACCCAGGATGTATCTGAAAAAAAGTCAGCATCAGCTATCTTCGAAGTAGTGCCATTAATATACCAATAAAGGCCAGCATTGTACTGCTGAAGCGCGAATCCGTCAGTCCAATCATCTGATACCTTATTTATAGGAAATCCAATATTCGATGTATTGGTCGGCTTGACCCAGCCTGCCACTGTATACGCTGTCGTAACATTCATTGATGCATCATGAGTCACTGTCACTAAATCATCTGTGCCGTCAAAATCTATTGCCCCGCCGAATTTGCCTGTCTCCCATGTGAGCCCAGCGTCGTTCGCGCCATTATCGCCTGTGCCGTCGCTATTGTTGTCAGAGTCGTCATACGCAGTATCGCCATCTGCAGACGAACTATCAGCAGCGCTATCCATGCGCCAATGCGCCACAGGCTTACCTTTATTATACAGCCAGCTCGCCTGGGCTTGGGTGAGGGCGTAGTCGTAGATGCGGACATCGTCGATAAGGCCGTTTCCCCACCTGTCGCTACCATAATTATAGTCTCTACCTATATCTATAGGTATAGTATCAGCAACTCTCGTTATATCCATGCTTGTCGTCACCACAAACCGACCATCTACGATCATGTAAGCCTTGTTTGCACTATCATCATAGATGATTCCATATTGATGCCAGGTGGTAATATCACTAAAAGTATATGTACCAATATTATTAAATGTCCCCGAGCTATTATGGAAATACCCGCCCCAGCCCTTTGTATCTACGTTGGGGTGTATTATAAAACCATTCGCTCCTCGAAAACCTGCCAACCAGCCGTACGCATTATATGTCGCAGTGTTTGACTTTGCCCAAAGTATAACACTCATACTCGGTTGAATTGAAACTGAGTCAGGTACATCTACATAATCGCCACTTCCGTCAAAGTTCAAACACGGGCCGTGTTTACCCTGAGTCCAAGTTGGATTTCCATTAATCGTCCCATCATAATTATTCTCGCTCGCGTCTCTGCTAAGTATACCTGTATTCTCATCAAATTTCCAGTGCGCAACAGGTAAATCCCCGCTCCACGGATCCTTTTCACCTGTTCCACCTCCGGGGTGGAACGCGGTTCCAGCATTGTAGTCGGTCATGACCTGCGCTGCGGTGCGGGCGTAGTTATAGATGCGGACGTCGTCG
This window harbors:
- a CDS encoding tail fiber domain-containing protein — its product is MKKHIAVIAVITSLVFLMPAGAMAADVEAKLSTNNGSTAFEVQDSGDAAVVSVDSLGNMAVNGNVGIGTTSPFSRLHSIASGFSDNSLIIDHGLYTAGDNLKWAFTQSAFQGHLGIYKHTDTGGITGGLIMEIRTNGDVYVGGNLVHSSDVRLKKNISTIDSALNKVMLMRGVEFDWRDREGHQIGIVAQELEGVVPELVKTNSDGYKGVTYSNIAAILIEAIKEQQRIIEDQGIKLDNINARLQMYGDNF
- a CDS encoding DUF1573 domain-containing protein: MLRKVVEGYGRLQRVVLVLVIIALLPTMAYAAPKVEIVTEDLELGRIKKAKVMKKTITAKNTGDEVAVIKAVTADCGCMAIVDEGKKSLEPGEDMQIKVKIDTNKVHGKFSKHVYVHYQDPDKEPAIWSVTGKAPGKAKKHGAVKEPVFPKQEQYDQTPLKIFFTLGCNDCRDIMDKFLPSLAKKYYKKISVEAYNIDTREGLAHFLAIQDEYAKEELWNPTPPTVFIDGKFLSGKKEIKRKLKKIIKGL